The following are encoded in a window of Bradyrhizobium barranii subsp. barranii genomic DNA:
- a CDS encoding transposase, producing the protein MEQSGEEAEADGFVGKLTRRTRSGGRLWSAEIKGRAVFESMKPDARVCDVARRYGVKAQQLTTWRRLARAGRLALVTDDAADFVSIELSDPVASGKSEGPVEITIGKVSVRLDADVSAVRIAEIVTAIERGA; encoded by the coding sequence ATGGAACAATCGGGGGAGGAAGCCGAAGCTGATGGCTTTGTGGGGAAGCTTACGCGCCGGACGCGTTCTGGAGGCCGGTTATGGTCTGCGGAGATCAAGGGGCGCGCTGTTTTCGAGAGCATGAAGCCCGACGCCCGGGTATGTGATGTCGCACGGCGTTATGGTGTGAAGGCCCAGCAGTTGACGACGTGGCGCAGATTGGCGCGTGCTGGCCGGCTCGCATTGGTCACGGACGACGCGGCGGATTTCGTGTCGATCGAGCTGAGCGATCCAGTGGCGTCAGGCAAGAGCGAGGGGCCCGTCGAGATTACGATTGGCAAGGTTTCGGTCCGCCTGGATGCGGACGTGTCGGCGGTGCGGATCGCGGAGATCGTGACTGCGATCGAGCGCGGCGCATGA
- the tnpB gene encoding IS66 family insertion sequence element accessory protein TnpB (TnpB, as the term is used for proteins encoded by IS66 family insertion elements, is considered an accessory protein, since TnpC, encoded by a neighboring gene, is a DDE family transposase.) — translation MIIPAQGLRIVLAVRPVDFRCGHDALAGLVQNTLGLDPHSGLIVVFRSKRADRLKILLWDGTGLVLVYKRLGRDGRFEWPQISDGVMHLTRELEASGRTDCRDDASCGELTQTRQPVSRGALG, via the coding sequence ATGATCATTCCGGCGCAGGGACTGCGGATTGTGCTTGCTGTGCGTCCTGTTGACTTCCGGTGCGGGCACGACGCGCTGGCCGGTCTTGTGCAAAACACGCTTGGGCTCGATCCGCATTCGGGCCTGATCGTGGTTTTTCGTTCGAAGCGCGCCGACCGGCTGAAGATTTTGCTATGGGACGGCACGGGCCTCGTTTTGGTCTACAAGCGCCTTGGCCGCGATGGTCGTTTCGAGTGGCCGCAGATCAGCGACGGCGTCATGCATCTGACGCGCGAACTGGAAGCGAGTGGGCGAACGGATTGTCGCGACGACGCCAGCTGCGGCGAACTGACTCAGACCCGACAACCTGTTTCGCGCGGGGCTTTGGGATGA
- the tnpC gene encoding IS66 family transposase, giving the protein MIEAERRRADDECSARLHVESELAASKESVERLELLVKEYERARFGKRSEKFNPDQMQLVLEDIEIAIAEVQERQDDRARRAGTAPSSRRTRRAARAFPAHLPRIEQVIEPENLECPCGCGRMVQIGEDRSRRLDVMAAQYRVIETVRPRYACAKGCTGVAQAPAPAHLVEGGIPTEALLAQVAVAKFSEHMPLYRQSQVLARHGIFIDRAVLADWMGTVAFHLAPLVERMSVVMKQSGRLFIDETRAPVLDPGRGRTKTGYLWAVLRDDRGHGGADPPIVVYHYAPGRGGDHAERILEGFDGILQVDGYQGYHRLARPKRKGGVPLRLAACWSHSRRKIIAATPKAGSPIAEAVLARIAALYAIEKEIRGADAPARQTTRNERSRPLVAELERFLREQAARLSPGSEMGKAIAYLLNHWDGLTLFLDDGCVEMDTNPVENQIRPLTLTRKNSLFAGHDEGGRSWARIASLIATCKINSVEPYVWMKATLKAIATGHPQSRIDELLPWSFGRTS; this is encoded by the coding sequence ATGATTGAAGCCGAGCGTCGTCGCGCAGACGATGAATGCTCGGCGCGCCTTCATGTCGAGAGTGAACTGGCTGCGTCCAAAGAGAGCGTCGAACGCCTCGAACTGCTCGTGAAGGAGTACGAGCGCGCACGTTTCGGTAAACGCTCGGAGAAGTTCAATCCCGATCAGATGCAACTGGTTCTCGAGGACATCGAGATTGCCATCGCCGAAGTCCAGGAACGCCAGGACGATCGTGCGCGCCGCGCCGGCACGGCGCCGTCCAGCCGCCGGACCAGGCGCGCTGCCCGTGCCTTTCCCGCGCACCTGCCGCGCATCGAGCAGGTGATCGAACCCGAGAACCTCGAGTGTCCCTGCGGCTGCGGCCGGATGGTCCAGATCGGCGAGGATCGCTCCCGCCGTCTCGATGTCATGGCCGCCCAGTATCGTGTGATCGAGACGGTGCGACCGCGCTACGCCTGCGCAAAGGGCTGCACCGGTGTTGCTCAGGCGCCGGCGCCCGCCCATCTCGTGGAGGGTGGCATCCCCACCGAGGCGCTGCTGGCGCAGGTGGCGGTCGCCAAGTTCAGCGAGCACATGCCACTCTATCGTCAGTCGCAGGTTCTGGCTCGGCATGGCATCTTCATCGATCGCGCCGTTCTGGCAGACTGGATGGGAACGGTCGCCTTCCACCTCGCGCCGCTGGTCGAGCGCATGAGCGTCGTGATGAAGCAATCGGGCCGCTTGTTCATAGACGAGACCAGGGCGCCTGTGCTCGATCCGGGCCGGGGCCGAACGAAGACCGGCTATCTGTGGGCTGTCCTGCGCGACGATCGCGGCCACGGCGGCGCTGATCCACCAATCGTGGTCTACCACTACGCGCCAGGACGCGGTGGTGACCATGCTGAGCGCATCCTCGAGGGCTTCGACGGCATCCTTCAGGTCGACGGATACCAGGGCTATCATCGGCTCGCACGGCCCAAGCGCAAAGGCGGCGTGCCGCTGCGGCTGGCCGCATGTTGGTCCCACTCAAGGCGCAAGATCATCGCAGCGACTCCGAAAGCCGGCTCACCCATCGCCGAAGCCGTTCTCGCGCGCATCGCCGCACTCTATGCGATCGAGAAGGAGATCCGTGGCGCCGACGCCCCGGCTCGGCAAACGACCCGTAACGAGCGATCACGGCCGCTCGTCGCTGAACTCGAGAGGTTTCTGCGCGAGCAAGCCGCTCGCCTGTCGCCGGGCAGCGAGATGGGCAAGGCGATCGCCTATCTCCTGAACCATTGGGATGGCCTCACCTTGTTTCTCGACGATGGTTGCGTTGAGATGGACACCAATCCCGTCGAAAATCAAATCAGGCCGCTGACTCTGACGCGTAAAAATAGTTTATTTGCTGGTCACGACGAAGGTGGTCGTTCATGGGCGCGCATAGCTTCGCTCATCGCCACCTGCAAAATCAACAGCGTGGAGCCCTACGTCTGGATGAAAGCGACGCTCAAAGCGATCGCAACCGGTCACCCGCAGTCCCGGATCGACGAGCTCCTGCCCTGGTCGTTCGGCCGCACCTCGTAA
- a CDS encoding type II toxin-antitoxin system VapC family toxin gives MVIDSSAILAIFLNEPEASEFEHRIAADPVRLISAATVLETGIGIESRLGDGGGGELDLWLHKVGVEIVPVTAGHADQARRAWRRYGKGRHPAKLNFGDCFSYALAALTGEPLLFKGSDFSQTDIKAA, from the coding sequence ATGGTGATCGACTCATCCGCCATTTTGGCGATTTTTTTGAATGAACCGGAAGCCAGCGAATTCGAGCATCGCATTGCGGCCGATCCTGTCCGGTTGATTTCGGCGGCGACGGTGTTGGAAACCGGAATAGGGATCGAATCAAGGTTGGGCGATGGGGGCGGCGGCGAGCTTGATCTTTGGCTACACAAGGTTGGTGTCGAGATTGTTCCGGTCACGGCCGGGCATGCGGATCAGGCACGGCGGGCGTGGCGGCGATATGGGAAAGGCCGGCATCCCGCCAAGCTGAACTTTGGCGATTGCTTTTCTTACGCTCTCGCCGCCCTCACCGGAGAACCTCTGCTGTTCAAGGGCAGCGATTTCTCGCAGACCGACATCAAGGCGGCCTGA
- a CDS encoding type II toxin-antitoxin system VapB family antitoxin produces the protein MALSIKDPETEKLARTLAERTGETITVATRRAIEDRLRRIGADATKAALIEDMEAIRRRLAALPVLDPRSMDDILGYDENGLPV, from the coding sequence ATGGCGCTGAGCATCAAGGATCCCGAAACCGAAAAACTCGCGCGCACGCTAGCCGAGCGGACAGGGGAAACCATCACCGTCGCGACCCGACGGGCGATCGAGGATAGGTTGCGACGGATCGGGGCCGACGCGACCAAGGCCGCGCTGATTGAGGATATGGAAGCCATTCGGCGCCGCCTCGCTGCCCTCCCGGTCCTCGATCCACGCAGCATGGATGACATCCTCGGGTACGACGAAAACGGCTTGCCGGTCTGA
- a CDS encoding type II toxin-antitoxin system VapC family toxin: MYLIDTNVVSEARRGSPQATGWLRSVDPASVYLSTLTLGEIMRGIALKQKSDPKVAGHLAEWLRKLRHDHANRILAVTDQISVEWGRIAAIRPCGDIDGLIAATAIVHDLILVTRNVGDFDDTGATVINPWEAST; the protein is encoded by the coding sequence ATGTATCTCATTGATACCAACGTCGTTTCCGAGGCTCGGCGCGGCTCTCCGCAGGCAACCGGCTGGCTGCGCTCGGTGGATCCGGCCAGCGTCTACCTGAGCACCCTCACCCTCGGCGAGATCATGCGCGGCATCGCGCTGAAGCAGAAGTCGGACCCGAAGGTGGCCGGCCACCTTGCCGAATGGTTGCGCAAGTTGCGCCACGACCACGCCAACCGCATCCTGGCGGTGACCGACCAGATCTCCGTCGAGTGGGGTCGCATCGCCGCGATCCGGCCGTGTGGCGATATCGACGGGCTGATCGCCGCAACCGCGATCGTCCACGACCTCATCCTCGTCACTCGCAATGTGGGGGATTTCGACGATACGGGCGCAACGGTGATCAATCCCTGGGAGGCGTCGACATGA
- a CDS encoding type II toxin-antitoxin system Phd/YefM family antitoxin yields MEWPLQDAKNQFSKVVQKARLEGPQVVTLRGMRAAVVLSAADYDALRSGRPTLVDDLLAGPSWDDELAEEAMRRIKTPSRDAAF; encoded by the coding sequence ATGGAATGGCCGCTGCAGGACGCCAAGAACCAGTTTTCCAAGGTGGTGCAGAAGGCCCGCCTGGAAGGCCCGCAGGTCGTCACCCTGCGCGGGATGCGCGCCGCGGTGGTGCTGTCGGCCGCCGATTACGATGCGCTGCGCTCCGGGCGGCCGACCTTGGTCGACGACTTGCTGGCCGGGCCAAGCTGGGATGACGAACTGGCCGAAGAAGCGATGCGGCGCATCAAGACCCCCAGCCGCGACGCGGCCTTCTGA
- a CDS encoding DUF1403 family protein, translated as MVELASRHTRREHAMPVLAAAEIIAASRRLLPNEEALPLWLADAVLAHQLRWPAPVPLLAAHLSRGALRKAPQHLDGETVFMNALCAAYTAAAVAAIDLYSDLARRATRLLAVAPKLRGKDADIMVGILLVEDAQSAGPGKMASDRSTRRLFERLVSLGAVRELTGRPTFRLYGL; from the coding sequence ATCGTCGAACTTGCAAGCCGGCATACGCGGCGCGAGCACGCCATGCCGGTGCTCGCTGCTGCGGAGATCATCGCCGCGAGCAGGCGCCTGCTCCCGAACGAGGAGGCGCTGCCGCTGTGGCTGGCCGATGCGGTCCTCGCCCACCAGCTGCGCTGGCCGGCACCGGTGCCGCTGCTCGCGGCCCATCTGTCGCGCGGTGCGCTGCGCAAAGCGCCGCAGCACCTCGACGGCGAGACCGTCTTCATGAACGCACTCTGTGCGGCCTACACGGCGGCGGCGGTGGCCGCGATCGACCTCTACAGTGATCTTGCACGGCGGGCGACACGCCTGCTGGCGGTGGCGCCGAAGCTGCGTGGCAAGGATGCCGATATCATGGTGGGCATCCTCCTGGTGGAAGACGCCCAGTCCGCCGGCCCCGGCAAGATGGCGAGCGATCGCAGCACACGGCGGCTGTTCGAGCGGCTGGTGTCGCTCGGTGCGGTGCGCGAGCTCACGGGACGGCCGACCTTTCGATTGTACGGGCTCTGA
- a CDS encoding type II toxin-antitoxin system RelE/ParE family toxin, whose protein sequence is MPELVRTISWLKAARKDFEEFPREVQLDMLTALTVAARGGKADIAKPFKGVGSGVFEIALKHRGDAFRAIYAVQIGDDLWVVDAFQKKSKSGIKTPQMDVDRIKERIKRLKEALR, encoded by the coding sequence ATGCCGGAACTGGTACGCACGATCTCGTGGCTAAAAGCCGCGAGGAAAGACTTTGAGGAATTCCCGCGCGAGGTCCAGCTCGACATGCTGACAGCCTTGACGGTTGCTGCGCGTGGCGGAAAGGCCGACATCGCCAAGCCATTCAAGGGCGTGGGCTCGGGCGTGTTCGAGATTGCCTTAAAGCACCGTGGCGACGCTTTCAGGGCGATCTACGCGGTCCAGATCGGCGATGACTTATGGGTGGTAGATGCGTTCCAGAAGAAATCCAAGAGCGGGATCAAGACACCGCAAATGGACGTGGACCGGATCAAGGAACGCATCAAACGACTGAAGGAGGCTTTGCGATGA
- a CDS encoding helix-turn-helix domain-containing protein: MKKNGVELVRGSGNVFRDFGYPDADIHQAKAILAAKIIGVLDKQEISVRKAHDLTGFAAADFSRVRKANLDRFTLDRLIAMLVKLNRDVEVRIEVKPRRQRLLVPA, from the coding sequence ATGAAAAAGAACGGCGTTGAATTGGTGCGCGGCAGCGGCAATGTCTTCCGTGACTTTGGCTATCCCGACGCGGATATTCATCAAGCCAAGGCCATTCTTGCGGCGAAGATCATTGGCGTCCTGGACAAGCAGGAGATCAGCGTGCGGAAGGCGCATGATCTCACCGGTTTTGCGGCGGCCGATTTCTCGCGTGTACGCAAGGCTAATCTCGATCGCTTCACGCTCGATCGCCTCATCGCCATGCTTGTGAAGCTCAACCGGGATGTCGAAGTCAGGATCGAAGTGAAACCGAGGCGCCAGAGGCTTCTCGTGCCGGCGTGA